A stretch of the Medicago truncatula cultivar Jemalong A17 chromosome 5, MtrunA17r5.0-ANR, whole genome shotgun sequence genome encodes the following:
- the LOC25494859 gene encoding uncharacterized protein, whose product MFEIFKFVYVVVIFLSLYILSTLIECEIDLDCPKSYIKLWDKNYAHRCVNNICEWVKKPRIY is encoded by the exons atgtttgaaattttcaagtttGTCTATGTTGTAGTTATATTTCTTTCCTTATATATTCTCTCAA CgcttattgaatgtgaaattgaCCTCGATTGTCCAAAATCCTATATCAAGCTTTGGGACAAAAATTATGCTCATAGGTGCGTTAATAACATCTGTGAATGGGTTAAAAAGCCTCGAATATATTGA